From Camelus ferus isolate YT-003-E chromosome 15, BCGSAC_Cfer_1.0, whole genome shotgun sequence, the proteins below share one genomic window:
- the LOC116669045 gene encoding dynactin subunit 1-like: MNKVATAMQEGEYDAERPPSKPPPVELRAAALRAEITDAEGLGLKLEDRETVIKELKKSLKIKGEELSEANVRLSLLEKKAGQCGQGCR; this comes from the exons ATGAACAAGGTGGCCACGGCCATGCAGGAGGGAGAGTACGACGCAGAGCGGCCCCCtagcaag CCTCCCCCTGTTGAGCTGCGGGCGGCAGCCCTTCGTGCGGAGATCACAGACGCTGAAGGCCTGGGCTTGAAGCTTGAAGATCGAGAGACAGTTATTAAGGAGTTGAAGAAGTCACTCAAGATTAAG GGGGAGGAGCTCAGTGAGGCCAACGTGCGGCTGAGCCTCCTGGAGAAGAAAGCTGGACAGTGCGGCCAAGGATGCAGATGA